Within Saccharomycodes ludwigii strain NBRC 1722 chromosome IV, whole genome shotgun sequence, the genomic segment TTAATCACGGGCAAatctttttcaacaaaattagtaataaaatcTTCGTCTTCGTCATCTCCATCCCCTTCATCCCCTTCATCATAGTTTCTTAATTGTCTACGTGGATGTTGACGTGGACGTGAGCGTGCACTAGTATCGGTGGTTCTCCTTCTATTAGTACCAACTTTCCCAGAggtattattatatctttCATTTAATTGACGTGCCAACAACTCATCCTGTTCAATCTGCGACAATGGTGTGGCAGAAGTGATGCTACTGGTGTTTGCAAGTTTATTCTCTAGTTCATGAGGAATAGTAGTGTCTGCACTAGCACCATTTATACCTGTCACGACAGGCTTTGTAGGAATAACAACTTCTTTGGCAAATTCTGGATCAACAATATATAACAATGCATTATAAGCATTAGATAAATTCCCTTGTGAAGCCAAAATAATtgcatttatatatttttcttgcaCATTTGGAAATGCTTCTCTAAGTTGAACCAATAAGGGGTTCATTTTAGgaatttcaatttcttcttcttttttcacaTGTTTCGATTCCTCTTGAGAACGTCTAGGTGGTAGCTGTGGTGTATCATCGTCATCGTCATCTTGTTTTTCGTTGTTTTCCTCTTcatttaaagaaatttcATCTAATTTCTTGACGTCTTGctctttttgttcttccttttgttcttctttttgttcttctttttgttcttctttttgttcttctttttgttcttctttttgttcttctttttgttcttctttttgttcttcttccttttgttcttctttttgttcttcCTTTTGCTCTTCCTTTTGCTCTTCCTTTTGctcttcttccttttgctcttcttccttttgTTCTGATTTCTCGGATTCCACTTCCCTTTGTTCCGTCTCCTTAGGTTCTACTTTATCTTTCACGATTGCATCAATACTT encodes:
- a CDS encoding uncharacterized protein (similar to Saccharomyces cerevisiae YOR042W | CUE5 | Coupling of Ubiquitin conjugation to ER degradation (paralog of YDR273W | DON1)); translation: MSKEIVGTDPTEPTIPEKQNMTIIEPSIDAIVKDKVEPKETEQREVESEKSEQKEEEQKEEEQKEEQKEEQKEEQKEEQKEEEQKEEQKEEQKEEQKEEQKEEQKEEQKEEQKEEQKEQDVKKLDEISLNEEENNEKQDDDDDDTPQLPPRRSQEESKHVKKEEEIEIPKMNPLLVQLREAFPNVQEKYINAIILASQGNLSNAYNALLYIVDPEFAKEVVIPTKPVVTGINGASADTTIPHELENKLANTSSITSATPLSQIEQDELLARQLNERYNNTSGKVGTNRRRTTDTSARSRPRQHPRRQLRNYDEGDEGDGDDEDEDFITNFVEKDLPVIKDNVNKNIKETSNKIGQWFNSVKQSWYEDGNNGAATNGSSNYNNSSLEDKFEQNFENDSNNYNNNDLDDEIYINDYVKKVKPTSTDVINNKPYLAERPASGRTRFNSFGISTDGSNATARTKILMESPTIKDHENEQSVIKNTASTIADIGIKEGDEDEKTPKLPPRTPIQEKDGAIATGTSVNDNNNKSLKVETVLIDSPSTEDKTKKANNRLAQHSLRIIEPEPSSNEDIAAGLPKTPTKNIKPVSKDDNSGKETVSEIEDDLELSD